CACATGATTGACCCCGTCAAAAGCTCCGCAGATAAGCCCCACCCTTGTTCCATCAGGTAGCAGCAAAACATCATCGCTCCTACCCTGAATTTCAGTAATACTAGCATCTGGAGCATAACCCTGCTGTGCCTGATCGGTAAGCAGTATATCATCTACCTTGTAGCGAATAAGAGGGAAGCTATCGTTAATCAGGCCGGTAGTAATTACATGTTCTTTCTCAAACTCATTGACAGAATAAAGCGAAAGCTGATCGTATGAGCCTTCGCTATTTTGTTGTAGAGCTATGGTACGTTCAGCATTACCGTACCAGTCTGCTATTTTTGTATTAAAGACTCTTTCTACCTTTTCTCGCTGATAACTATAGAGCGTCTCGGAAGAAGTGAAAACGGCAGGTATATGAAGCTGTTTGTTTAAGAGAGTAAAGAAGTTTGCCAAAGATTCTACTGAACTGGGATAAGCAAAGATGGCATTGGGTTTAAATTCCTTAATTCTGTTATAATACCACTCTGCATTTTGTAATTTAAGTTGGTAGCTGGAAAGATATAGTGTTTTGGTAAATGGATCGTAGCGCTCCTTTTCAAAAAAGTTAAGATTCGCCCGCATTACCAATGTTTTCATCCCTGGCTTATGGCCATATTGCATTCTATGGGTCCACAGGTAGGCTCCCTCCTCAACGATAGATTCATAGTTGCGATATACCCGTACAGTATAACCGGAGGTACCGCTGGTATTTGCTTTAAACCTGTTGAGCTTGCTTCCTATAAAGATATGCTCACGATTGGGCACCACATCGTGCTTAGTAATTACAGGAAGGTACTGTAGATCGCGTACAGATTTAATCTTATCTACATTAACACGATGTTTTTGATACAGGTGAGCGTAAAACTGAGATTTGTGATAAGCCTTATGAACCAGGGCTATTAGCCTTTTCTCCTGCTCAGCTTTTAGCTCCGATGCTGAATACTTGTTTAGGTTCTGAATAACTCTAAGCCTCTTATAAAAGTAAGGGCTGTATCTAAGCTGTTTTTCAAAAAACTGATTTACAAGTCTTCGCATAAGAACATAAATTTATATTGTAAGAAACCAACACAAATCTTACATATAAATTTATAACTTTTAATTTATATTCAAATGTAAATTAGTATTATATCCCTATTATTGTTTAGTAACACACAAATAAATCTACTATTAGTATACTTTTATATAATCACACCATTGTATTTTATATAAAATTTTATGTGGTAAACATCAATAAACACCACATATTATTAATATAATAATACATCCCTATAATTTTAAAAACAGTACAATAACTTGGATATAACAAACTGACTAATGCTTAAAAGCACACCTCAGAAAGTTCGTTTTTAATAATATACTTACAGGAAGGTTTAGTGCTCATAAAAAAAGGCTGAAACGAATACCCGCCAGCAGGCAGGTACCCGTTCTATCAGCCTCTTCTTTGTTCACTCTATATTCAGTTGCTGAAAATAGTGCTATATGTTAGTAGTTGGATGCCAGTGCTTCTTCCGCCTCTATGGCTTTTGTCTGAGAAAACTGGAAGTTTAAGGGATCCATTTCGTATGCTTTAGTAAAATGCTCTCTGGCTTTATCAAATTTTTTGACCGCCATAAAGTAATCTCCTTTAGAGTCGTATGGATTAGCCAGTTCAGGAGCCAATTCAAGATATTTATCAAAAGCTAGCCGGGCGCTTTCAAAATCTTCCTGCTGCATATAATAATAACCCTTTAGATTATATGCCCAGGCAAAGCTTTCGTTTTTGTCCAGAATGGCGCTCAGCGTAGCATACATTTTTTCTTCATTACCTGCCTTAAAATACAGATTGGCCAATGCAGCGTTTAAAAACTCACAGTCAGGGTATTTTTCTGCCAGTATCTCAAAATAAGGTAAAGCATGTCTTTTGTGAATCAGTGCATTTATACCTTCAAGATAAGTCTGCTCAGGATAAGTTAGAGCATAGTAGCGTACATTAGCTCTAGACATAAGTGCCTTGGCTTTTAAGGTATCTTTACTATAGGTGGTCCAGGCTTTAGTAGCTAAGGCGACTGCAAATTCGGGGTCTTCCGCGATAGCTTCGTTAAATAGCTTTTCGCTATCAATATATTGCAGGTTTAAATACTTTTCTGCCGCCTCGTTATACTTATCTAATGCAAGCTGTGAGCGGGAGGTTACAGGGAACGAGCCCATTATAGTACTTTCCTGCGCAATTACCATCGTAGTGCAGCAAATTAGAAAGAGGGTTAAATAATTGCTTATCGTTTTCATACTTCAAAACTTAAGGGTGTGCAAAAAAGAAGGGAATCTTAGCGGGTGAACAAATGAATGGCAGTATGCCAATTGTCCTGGTGACTCATGTCGGGCTTTTCAGGAGAAAAACAAGGCATGCACAAGCGAAACACGATATTAATAATTTGACAAATTACTAATAAAAAAACCAGTACTATTTAATAAATTTTAAAATCAGCAAATGGTTTTTTCTTATTAAGCCAATCAAAAAGCAAAATTACATATGGAAGCCTTATTCTTAGATGTGTATTTGCAAGATGCACTCAACTGTTATCCTCTGGTACACAGGACAGCTTTTATTGTAATACAGACAATTGTTTACTCTCTTACCTGAAGCTCATAAATAAGCAGGAAAACACCTTCCTCTCCGAGATAAATTTTATAGCTTTGCGAAAAATTAAACAGCTGATTAAAAACGTATTATTTATCTGCAAATGTCCCAGCCTTCAGCCTTATCTAAACAAAAGATCAGTTCTTCTTTAAGCAAAGAGGAGAGCTATATGGTAATGGGTATAGCAGCACTACTCTTATTCGCACTTTTTTTTCAGATAGGCTTACACCCCCTGAGGCATGAAGAGCCGCGTCGTGCTTTAGTAGCGCTGGAAATGCTGTTTAGAGGCAACTGGATTGTGCCTACAGAGGTAGGTGCCCTTTATTACAATAAGCCTCCAGTCTACAACTGGCTCATTATTTTATCTTACAAGATTTTTGGCAGCTATTCCGAATTGGCAGTACGTTTCTTCTCTGTGTTATCTTTTATTGGAATGGGGCTACTGGTATTTTTCAATGGTAAAAAGTACGTGAGCTTAAGGTTTGGGGCCTATGCGGCTCTTTTTTTTATGGTATCGGTAGATATTTTGTACTACTTCTCGCTTACCGGAGAAATTGATCTTTTTTACTCCCTGATCACACTGAGCAGTTTCTTTGTTATCTATCACTATCATAAGCAAAAACGCTACTGGCCACTTTTTCTATTCGTTTACCTTTTAGCTGCTGTGGGCACACTTACTAAAGGCCTGCCCTCCATCGCATTTGTAGGAATTAGCCTCCTGAGCTGGTTTGTTTTTCAAAGAGAATTTAAAAAGCTTTTTTTACCCGCGCACTTTGTCAGCTTCTTTCTGTTTGCCGGAATAGTAGCTGGTTACTTTTGGGTATATAGCTGGTACGAGGACCCTACACCTTTTCTTAATCGTTTAGTTTTTGAATCTAGCCAACGTACAGCTGTAGACGAGAACAATGGTTTTATAGATTTAGTAAGTCATCTTTTTAATTTTCCGCTTACTAATCTTCTGAACATTATGCCAGCCACGCTACTCTTACCTTTCGTGTTCAGAAAGGATGCAGTACGCAGGCTTAGAGAACAGCCGTTTATTACCTTTATCGCTCTTATCTTTGCAGCCAATATTCTACTATATTGGATATCTCCGGGAGCAAAAGCACGCTATGTCTATATGCTCTATCCTTTTCCGGTTATGTTTTTTGTGTACTATTATCTACTTCCCGGAGAGCATCTAAAGGAGAAAAAGACTAATATTTTGCATCGGCTAATAGTCGTACTTATAATATTGGTAGCTGCTGCCGGCATAGCTATTCCTTTTATTCCGCCACTAGCTACGCATACCGCCAGCCCTATTGTGGTAGCCGCTCTTACTACAGGTGGCGCATTGGCTATACTTTGGCTTCACCTCAAGGTAAAGGCAGTTCGTACACTAAGCCTCCTCTTACTGCTGGTTTGGGTGCGTATTATCTTCAATTTGACGGTAATACCTGTTAGGGCGGCTGATAGCTCAGAGGCTCAGGGGAAACGAGATGCTCAAAAAATCGTAAACCTGACAGATGGTAGCCCACTACATGTACTGGAAGGCTCTATGATTTCCAGAACTACCATCTTTTATATTGAAAGGCAGCGTGAGCAGGTGCTCAACTTTGAGGGGAAGATACTGCCTGATCATTATTATATGGCCTATGAAGAGGAGCTAAAACAGCAAAATAAGGCCTACGATATAATTTACCGTTTTAAGTACAAGGATGACAGTGTCTTCCTTATCAAATTTAAATAATATGAAGCTATCGCTGGTAATTACGCTATACAATGAAGAGGATAATGTACAACCCCTTCTGGAACGTATAGAGGAGGCACTAAGCGGCTATGAATACGAAGTCATTTTGGTAGACGATGGCTCTAGCGATCGTACGGTGTTTATGGTGAAAAAGTATGCCGGCGAACATGTGCGCCTGGTTATTTTCAATAGAAATCATGGCCAGACTACAGCTATGGCAGCGGGTATTCACTATGCTAAAGGTGAGTATATCGTAACCATGGATGGTGACTTACAGAACGACCCGCTAGATATACCCAGTATGCTGGAAAAGATAGAGACCGAAGGCTGGGGCTTAGTGGCCGGCCGACGCGAAAAGCGTAAAGATGGTTTTATCTTGAGGAAGCTGCCCAGCAGAATCGCTAACTCTATGATTCGTAAGCTTACCGGTGTATACATCAGCGATTATGGTTGCTCACTAAAAATTTTCCGTAGCGATATTGCACATAACCTGGGTTTGTATGGCGAACTTCATCGCTTTATTCCTGTCCTGGCAAAGCTTCAGGGAGCCAGTATTACCGAAATGGGCGTGCGGCACCATCCGCGTATTCATGGGCAATCTAAGTATGGGCTAGGGCGTACATTCAGGGTGATCAGCGACCTGATGTTAATGCTATTCTTCCAGAAGTATGTGCAAAAACCTATGCACCTCTTTGGTACTATGGGCATTATTTCTTTTGTAGTAGGAGGACTTATCAATTTCTATCTATTAATAGAGAAATTATTGGGTAATGATATCTGGGGGCGCCCCCTCTTGTTGTTAGGAGTAGTACTGGTTATAGGGGGTATACAGCTGATTACTTTTGGTTTTATGGCTGAGCTAATTATGCGTACTTATTTTGAATCTCAAAACAAAACACCTTATCGGGTCAAAGAAGTCTTTATTGGAAAATCAGCCAGCTCCGCAAAAACCAGCGTATAAGCGATACCTCAATCTGTTACTAAAGATTGGGCTCACATCTCTGGCCCTTTTTCTGGTATTCAGAAAGGTAGACTTACAGCAGGTGGGGACTATTCTCCGCACGGCAGACTATTTATGGCTTGTGCCTGCACTATTCCTTTTCCTACTTTCTAAATATTTTAATGCGCTCAGGCTACAGGAGTTTTTTCGCTATGTAGGTTTACACCTGGATACTACCTATAACCTAAAGCTTTATCTGGTAGGCATGTTTTACAATCTGTTTTTGCCGGGAGGAATTGGTGGAGATGGGTACAAAGTACTGTTGCTACGTAAAGCCAAAGGAGTAAAAACCCGTGATCTTATTACTGCCTCTTTACTAGACCGTATCAGTGGTGTAGTAGCACTGGGAGTACTGATGTTCTTCTCAGTATACTTCAGTAATATTTATGAGTATCTGGAAGCCTGGCGCTGGCTGATATGGGCAGGCATTCTTCTGGCTTATCCTCTTTATTATATTTTGCTCCGGTATTTTTTTAAAAGCTTTCTACCCATTTTCAATAGTAGTAACATCTATTCCATACTAGTGCAGACGATACAGTTGGGCAGTGTGATTATGATTTTGCTGGCACTACATGTAGATACACTATTTGCCGAATATAGTGCGCTATTTATGTTGTCTACCTTTGCTGCCATGCTTCCGTTAACTATAGGAGGAATTGGTGCTCGAGAGGCCGTGTTTGTTTACCTCCCCCCTCTTATTGGTTCCAGTATTTCTGAAGATACTTCGGTTACCTTGAGCTTACTGTTTTTTCTGATTACCGTAGTCTCTTCGCTGGGTGGTGCTTTTATTAAAGCAGAACAACCCCAGTTTGATAAAACTGAGGCTGAAATTTCTTAGCCAAATATTTGGCTTAAATCCAGTTGAGCTTTACATTTTCAATACGTTCTTCTTGCAAACGTTGCTTTAGTTCTTGTATAGGCTTTACATGTGCTGGAATTTTGTTTTCATGAGTTTCTACCAGCATGAGGTCTATTTTTTGATGAAGATTTTCATCAAAAATTTTGTTTAACAACTCAACTTCTGCCCCTTCTATATCCATTTTGAGCACAGAAATACGAGTATCAGACTGACGGATAAACTCAAGTAGATTGATGGTTGCTACCTCCACCGCATTTGACTCGCAAACATTAACTTTTTCTTTGATAATAGATGAACTGACTGTAAAATCTACATTTTTTCCTTCCTGACTCATATGGAGATAAAGGGTAACTGTACCTTCATTTATCCATACCGCCTTCTGAACACACTCTACCATAGGATATTGTAGAAACTTCTTTTCCAGTACCGAAAATGCTAAAGGATCGGGTTCAAAAGCAAAAATCTGAGCACCGGTTCTGGCAAATAAAGCAGAGATACTGCCTTGGTTGGCTCCACAGTCCAGGATAATAGTGTTACTCAGGTCCTGTTTAATTAAGGAGTAAAGTTTTACATAAGAGATGTAATAGGCTAGCTGGTTCAGTAGCTTCCTTTTCAGTTGTTGTATCATAATAGACAGGGTAGTTTTTCAGCGAGGCTGAATTTTAGTGATCAACTCTGAATATAATAATTATTCTGGAGAAGTACAGTTTAAGCTACTCAGAGACCGTTCAGGTATTGATTAATCATGTCAAGCTGAGCCGTAAGCCCTTTATATTTTAGACTCTCAGCAGACATAGAATGTAAAGCCCTAACTAATGCGGTTTGCTGTGCTTTAGAAAGCTCTGCTACCTTCTCAAAGTAGGTTCGTATGGTAAAAAACACTGCCTTACCTTCAAGCAACCCACTAAGTGTTTGCCTTTCTACTCTCACCCATAATTGCGGATGTTCAGGGTCAAATTGCCGCCCCTGCCAAAGTTCAGGTTTTACCCCTTCAGGAGAATGTGGGTGATGGTTTAAACGCCTGTCTGTAGCTAACCCCCAGGCGAATCGTACAAAAGTAGCCGCTCGTGTCAGACTATGAAGCATAGGCTGATAACGCTCTTTCATCCTGCTCATGTCCGCTACTGGTGCATGCACTGTAGAAAACGCTTTGCCTATCTTATCTTCTGCAGCCCAATGGTTAGGTGCGCAAAGGTGAATCAGAGACATAAAGTCACAGTCATCTTCTAATTGCCAAATGGCTACATCTTCCTGTATCTGACTGACCAGAGCGTCCAGCAGATTGATGTAACCTGAACTTACCATTGTGTGGTTATGCCTGTTAAAAACAATAATTTCTCCGCTAAGAATATTCTTGAGATGAGCCTCATGCTGATGGTTGTCTAAAACAAAGCAACGAGGATGATCTTGAAGTAAATGCCTAAGTATGAATTCCGCTGCCAGGAAGCCAGCTTCGGGGGAAAGTTTATGTTCCTGATAATATTTGTGGATGCTCTCTTCTCTGCAAGCCAGCTTATTGTGGTGGTAGTGGTACCAATTCTGATCTAGCTGAAAAAGCTGCCGATCAAGAGTTCCATTGCCAAAATCCGTTTCCAGTTTATGAAGACCGGGAGCAGTACTGTAGCTACCCGAAGCAAAAGGATAGTAATGGGCAGCAGGCATAAGATTTGGGCAAGACAACTCCATCTACTAATGGTAAAGAACTTAATCAATAAAGCAAATAGCAATAAAAAAAAGAAGGGCTGAGTTAATTGCTTGCACAACTAAAACAGCCCAGAAGAATTATTAATTAGCTATATGTAAACTATGCAAGTTTTACATTCACTGCATTAAGTCCTTTTCTTCCTTCTTCAAGTTCGTAAGTAACTTCGTCATTTTCTCTGATTTCGTCTACTAAACCAGATACATGTACAAAGTACTCCTTGCCTGTTTCATCGTCTTTTACGAATCCATAACCTTTAGACTCATTAAAAAACTTTACTGTTCCGTGATTCATGATATAAATTGATTTGTGATAATTGGTACTAATTAATTTTGGAGTACTCAAAAGGTTGAACAAATGAGTAATTCATTAGTTCGTTTTTTTTTCATTTTTTATGGCTGAAACTACATACATCAGCGCTCCTCCGGCAGCATGATATACTTCGTCTTCAAGAGCCTCCAGTATTTGATCTAACTTATTTACGTATTTTTTGTGATAATTCTCATAAAACTCCAGGTAATCCTTTCCCATTATAGAAAAATAGCTTTTGGTATCTACTCCTGATGGGGTAGAATGACTAGACTGTGCCCACTGTTGTAGCGTAGCTTGCTGTTCTCCTTTATCGTAGGGTGGATACATTGCTATTGCTTTATCAGATATTCTTACTTCAATATCTTTGAGTCCTGCCTGCGCCAATAAGCCAGGCAAAAGGTCTCCTAAAGAGTTATCTCCATGACCGTACTTCTTCTTTCCTTTCTCGTAAATCAGCGCGTACTTCACATGCTCCATGGTCTCTTCTATGCTGGCATCAGCAGAAAGAGAGCTACGTATAAGGTGTTGCACCTGATTGTTGGGTTCTGCACACAATAGAGTGCCACCCGGCTTAAGTACTCTTTGCATTTCTGCAATCACCATCTCAGGCTCCCTTACATGTATCAGTACTGTCTGGCAGCTAACCAGGTCAAAACTATTATCGCCATAGGGCAAACGATCAGCTGAAGCACAGTCAAACTGAAAACTCCCTCCTCTTTCCGAGAAATAACGCTCATGATCCTGAGCATATTCCGCCCAGTTTGGGTCGTTGTCTACAGCAAAGACTTTAGCGCCATCTGCAAGAAAAGGACAAAGCAACTTACTCCAATGGCAAAGACCACAGCCTACATCTAACATATCATTACACTGCTGTAGTGATAGTCGTGAGGCAAGTGTTTCCAAAAAGCTTTGGTTCCACCAATGATCCCGATAATTGTTGAAGTACTGAGCGGAATGCCCTGCTTTAATTTTCTTTTGCATACAGGCTGCTAACTACGAAACTTTCTTTTTGGAGCGGACGAACTATTATTTCTTTTTCTAAAATTAAACTTCTTTTTCTGTTCTCTGCCTGCTGTGCTTTGTTGCTGTTGCTGCTGCTCAGAGGGATTAATAGTACCCAATGGATAAGGGTGATCTTCTACCACCGCTATCCTCTGGTCGATAAGTTTATGTATACTTCTAAGATATGCTTTCTCCTCCTGATCGCAAAAAGAGTAGGCTACTCCTTCTGCACCAGCTCTACCAGTTCTCCCAATTCGGTGCACATAGGTCTCAGGAACATTAGGCAGCTCATAATTGATTACATGAGAGAGCTCATCCACATCAATACCCCTGGCAGCAATATCAGTCGCTACTAATACTCGCGTACGGCGATTTTTAAAATTTTTCAGTGCATTTTGTCTGGCATTTTGCGACTTATTGCCATGAATAGCTTCAGCCGTAATACCTTTCTTCATCAGGTCTTTGGTTACCTTATTAGCTCCATGTTTGGTGCGGGTAAATACCAGGGCACTGGCAATGCTATCGTCCTGCAGCAATATATGGTTAAGCAACGCTTTTTTATGCCCCTTGTCTACATAGTATACCGACTGCTGAATTGTTTCGGCAGTGGAAGATACCGGGGTAACTTCTACCTTTACCGGACTATCAAGTATGGTATCGGCTAGTTCCACTATATCTGGGGGCATGGTTGCCGAGAAGAAAAGGGTTTGCCTGTTTTTAGGCAGGCGAGCAATTACTCTTTTTACATCGTGTACAAAACCCATATCCAGCATACGGTCGGCTTCGTCTAATACGAAGAGTTCCAGGCTACGAAGATCTATAAAGCCTTGCTGCATCAGATCCAGAAGGCGGCCAGGAGTAGCAATCAGGGTATCAGGACCTTTTCTGAGAGCGTCTTGCTGAGCCTTCTGCGATACTCCTCCAAAGATAACGGTATGTCTTAAAGGCAGATGACGTCCATAAGCACTAAAGCTTTCTCCAATCTGGATCGCTAATTCCCTTGTTGGGGTTAAAATTAGTGAGCGGATAGGGTTTTTATGCTTTCCTCTTGGCTGTTTGTCTAAAAGTTGCAGTATAGGAATTGCGAAAGCCGCAGTTTTCCCGGTACCGGTTTGTGCACAGCCTAAAAGATCTTTTCCTTGTAATATAGCGGGTATGGATTGTGCCTGAATAGGCGTGGGTTTATCATAACCCTCCTGATCTAAGGCCTTTAAGATAGGCGCGATCAGGTTCAATTCTTTAAATGTCATTCGTAAGTATTATAGTAAGGCTGGCCTAAATACAAGAGGGTCAGTGAGACGGGATCTTATTCTCTAAAACAGCGCATTAATATTTTTACAGCTTTTGTTGCTGATGTTGTTATATACACAATTAAATCTCCAAGGTGGTTCCCTTGATCAAAAAAATCTATTCTTTTCTTAATGCAAAGGAAGGTATAAAAAATGCTTCTACAAAATAAAGCGGAAAAAGTATCTCAAACAAAATTTAATTTACTAAATCATTAGAATCCTTTCTGCCTGTAAATTAAGTAGTTAGATGCTATTTTAGCGTTCCTGCTTTTAAGCAGAAGTTTTTATTTTTGGCAAAAAAAAGCCTTCCTACTAAGTAGGAAGGCTCATTATCAGGACTAAAAATTTCCTGTTAGTCGTTCAGAGAGTTGATCCATGAAGCAATTTTCAGGGCTTCATCTCTAGGTACCTGAGGCATAGGAGGCATCTCAGTAGAGTAATCGCTCCAGTTTTCAGGCTTAGGATTGTAGATCAGGTCTACAATCTCTTCATCAGAATAATTACGCTTGGCAATTTCTTTAAAAGCAGGTCCTACCTGACGACTGTCTCTGTTATGGCAAGCAGTACAGGTATTGCTGGTTAATAAAGGCTCAATCTCGGCAAAAGTAGGAGCTGCTGCTTTTTGAGCCGCGGCCTTTTGTCCGGGACCATCTGGAGAAACCAGATTCTTAGGCGCTTCTTTTCTAGGCTTAGGCTTAGAAGTTTGCGCCGCAGAATTACGTGTACTTAGCTCACTCATCTGGAGTTTTTCTCCTTCAGGAATGTTATTAAGCGTATAATATGCTGTAGGGTGTACCAGAGAGTAGAAATTGTCTTTTTCTCTTACCCCTGCCAGGCGAATTGTGTGTACATAATGACGCTTAAGTCCATCCACTACTATACGGACTTTCATTCCGTCTTTAGAAACTTTTACTCCTTTTACAATAGCTTCGTTATTATCTACAGGCGGGCTACCGTATACCGGATGATACTTGTAGATATAGCTGTATACATCGTACGATGCAATATCTTCAGCAGACTTGCGGTCTACCGGGCGAGTAAACTCTACTTCAAACCCATCAGGCATAGCCTTTACGGTTTTCATTTCAAAAGGTACCTGTGTATTCCATACCAATCTCTGTAGTCCTTCATTCGCTGTACCAGCAGATCCCCATCCACGGTTGGTTTCACCCACAAACAAAGACTTATCATTTCCCCATGCCATACGTAGCACACCAGACTGGAAACCGCTTCTGAAATCAAAAGCTACTCCCTGGTATTCGCCATTAACTTCCTCCAGCACCACACGCATAATTTTACTCTGTCCCTGGTCTCCTACTAACAGTTGACCTTCAAAAGGACCAAAGTGATCGTCAGGTATTGGAAGAATCTCCGAGTTAGAGATACCCAAAATACCATGAGGCAACCATACTGCTGGTAACTTCAGTTCAGGAAAATCATCCTTTAGTTCGTATAGAGCTGTGTAATCTTCGTTTTGTACGTTTTCTGGCTTAATATATCTGCCATTCTCATTTTTCACCTTGCGAGGATCTACTTTCGCATACAAATCCTCTGCTTTCAGGTCAAGAGGTGTATTAGGCATATCTGTCCAGCGAAGTCCGGCGGGGTGACCTACAAAGTCTCCTTTTTCTACATGCCATACACCACCAGAACCCATCCAGTCACCTTGGTTATCGGTATAGAAAAGCTCACCATCAATAAGGCCAAGACCAGCAGGTGAACGCATACCAGTAGCAAAAGGCTCCATATTTCCTTCAGGGTCAATTTTCATAACCCAACCTCTCCATGGCACTCTACTTTCACCTCTCCACCATTCCTCTGAGCCAAATGCAACATTGGCGGAAACGAAGAATGATCCGTCTGAAGTAATTTTAGGACCAAAGCTGTACTCATGGTAGTGGGCAGACAAAGGCCAGGAGTATACAGTTTCGTATACATCTGCTTTACCATCTTTGTTGGTATCTTCCAGGCGAGTAAGCTCGCCACGCTGAGCACAGTAGAAAGAGCCATCTTTGTAGCTCAGACCTAGTATTTCATGCAAACCTGAAGCAAACAGACGGAAAAAAGGCTGACTGCTGGTTGGATTTTCAATGATATACACATCACCTCTTCGAGTAGATATTCCCAGGTCACCATTAGGCAGCACTGTTAAACCGCCTACTTCTAATAACACACCTTCTGGCACCGGCACATTCATGATGCTGAAGTAATCTTCTTCTTTAGGAGATTCCTGCGCTTGGGAAGCATAAGGAATAGCAAGCAGGCCCAGAAGAACCAAAGACATGCAAGCCTGAAATAACTTTATATGCTTAGATATCATGTTAGTATTTAATTTTTTTCTCAAAGCTTCAATTAAGCTCAATACAGATTTAGAAAATGATAGAGTAGCTTAACTTATTCTGAATAGGCATGATAAGCTGCTGCTTGCCATTAGCCTCACGAACTACAGGCTCTGCTTCACCTGCACTCTCAACTTTGAGGTAATAAGCCTTATCATCTACCGCGTACATACCATTTTCCATAGCTTCTATATTGTTACCTTCTGCCAGGCGTACAAAGAGGTTATTGGCCGAACCTTCCAGGCTAAGTTCACGACGCAGACCTTTGCCTCCCTCAGCTACGCGAATCTCGTCATTTACCATCACGCCGTTTAATAGGTAACGGAAAGTTGGCTGGTTTTCCTGATCCATTGTATAGCCTTTTGGACGAAGCTGAGTAGTGTCGTTTTTCCAGCTCTCACTAGAAGAAGCAAGATTGGCTAAAGTAACCACCGGGCTACTCAGGTGCTGCACGGCTCCCATAGGACGGCTGGTTCCGTTACCCCTGTTGTACCACATTGGGGTAGCATCTAAAAATTTGCCTCTCCAAGCCTGCACAATAGTACCATGATTTAAATCGTAGGTGTAATGAATCTGCTCAGGGCTTCCTACGGAAATAGCATGAGTTACAACTTCATTGTTGGGCAATCTCATAAAGCTTCTAAGTGTGGTATTCACCGGAGCTTCTTTGAGGATGGGGTTGGTAGAATTGCTCTTCTTAAAATCTTCTTCGTCACTAATGATGGTCTGACGTAAAGAAGGAGAAGATACTGTTAATCCTAAAGCAGGATTTACCCAGCTTACATGCTTGTAGTAAAGCAGCTCAAAAGGCACACTACCTTCGCTCAGTTTTACAGTAGCCTCGCCATCGTTATTTACTTTGCTGATGATTTCTTTCCCATCTACTTTAAAAGTACCAACTCCTCCGGGTACAGTCAGATTGAAGGTATACTCATTAGCTTTCTTCACTTCCATTTTACCAATGTAGCGAATCAGTAACTGATTGGCTTTAGAAGGCAGGTTAGAAGTTAGGATAGCTGAAGTACCTGAAA
This window of the Porifericola rhodea genome carries:
- a CDS encoding ArnT family glycosyltransferase translates to MSQPSALSKQKISSSLSKEESYMVMGIAALLLFALFFQIGLHPLRHEEPRRALVALEMLFRGNWIVPTEVGALYYNKPPVYNWLIILSYKIFGSYSELAVRFFSVLSFIGMGLLVFFNGKKYVSLRFGAYAALFFMVSVDILYYFSLTGEIDLFYSLITLSSFFVIYHYHKQKRYWPLFLFVYLLAAVGTLTKGLPSIAFVGISLLSWFVFQREFKKLFLPAHFVSFFLFAGIVAGYFWVYSWYEDPTPFLNRLVFESSQRTAVDENNGFIDLVSHLFNFPLTNLLNIMPATLLLPFVFRKDAVRRLREQPFITFIALIFAANILLYWISPGAKARYVYMLYPFPVMFFVYYYLLPGEHLKEKKTNILHRLIVVLIILVAAAGIAIPFIPPLATHTASPIVVAALTTGGALAILWLHLKVKAVRTLSLLLLLVWVRIIFNLTVIPVRAADSSEAQGKRDAQKIVNLTDGSPLHVLEGSMISRTTIFYIERQREQVLNFEGKILPDHYYMAYEEELKQQNKAYDIIYRFKYKDDSVFLIKFK
- a CDS encoding glycosyltransferase family 2 protein, producing the protein MKLSLVITLYNEEDNVQPLLERIEEALSGYEYEVILVDDGSSDRTVFMVKKYAGEHVRLVIFNRNHGQTTAMAAGIHYAKGEYIVTMDGDLQNDPLDIPSMLEKIETEGWGLVAGRREKRKDGFILRKLPSRIANSMIRKLTGVYISDYGCSLKIFRSDIAHNLGLYGELHRFIPVLAKLQGASITEMGVRHHPRIHGQSKYGLGRTFRVISDLMLMLFFQKYVQKPMHLFGTMGIISFVVGGLINFYLLIEKLLGNDIWGRPLLLLGVVLVIGGIQLITFGFMAELIMRTYFESQNKTPYRVKEVFIGKSASSAKTSV
- a CDS encoding lysylphosphatidylglycerol synthase transmembrane domain-containing protein; its protein translation is MENQPAPQKPAYKRYLNLLLKIGLTSLALFLVFRKVDLQQVGTILRTADYLWLVPALFLFLLSKYFNALRLQEFFRYVGLHLDTTYNLKLYLVGMFYNLFLPGGIGGDGYKVLLLRKAKGVKTRDLITASLLDRISGVVALGVLMFFSVYFSNIYEYLEAWRWLIWAGILLAYPLYYILLRYFFKSFLPIFNSSNIYSILVQTIQLGSVIMILLALHVDTLFAEYSALFMLSTFAAMLPLTIGGIGAREAVFVYLPPLIGSSISEDTSVTLSLLFFLITVVSSLGGAFIKAEQPQFDKTEAEIS
- a CDS encoding FkbM family methyltransferase, producing the protein MIQQLKRKLLNQLAYYISYVKLYSLIKQDLSNTIILDCGANQGSISALFARTGAQIFAFEPDPLAFSVLEKKFLQYPMVECVQKAVWINEGTVTLYLHMSQEGKNVDFTVSSSIIKEKVNVCESNAVEVATINLLEFIRQSDTRISVLKMDIEGAEVELLNKIFDENLHQKIDLMLVETHENKIPAHVKPIQELKQRLQEERIENVKLNWI
- a CDS encoding heme-dependent oxidative N-demethylase subunit alpha family protein; amino-acid sequence: MELSCPNLMPAAHYYPFASGSYSTAPGLHKLETDFGNGTLDRQLFQLDQNWYHYHHNKLACREESIHKYYQEHKLSPEAGFLAAEFILRHLLQDHPRCFVLDNHQHEAHLKNILSGEIIVFNRHNHTMVSSGYINLLDALVSQIQEDVAIWQLEDDCDFMSLIHLCAPNHWAAEDKIGKAFSTVHAPVADMSRMKERYQPMLHSLTRAATFVRFAWGLATDRRLNHHPHSPEGVKPELWQGRQFDPEHPQLWVRVERQTLSGLLEGKAVFFTIRTYFEKVAELSKAQQTALVRALHSMSAESLKYKGLTAQLDMINQYLNGL
- a CDS encoding cold-shock protein; translation: MNHGTVKFFNESKGYGFVKDDETGKEYFVHVSGLVDEIRENDEVTYELEEGRKGLNAVNVKLA